One genomic region from Bubalus bubalis isolate 160015118507 breed Murrah chromosome 24, NDDB_SH_1, whole genome shotgun sequence encodes:
- the NME4 gene encoding nucleoside diphosphate kinase, mitochondrial isoform X2: protein MRGLSGLAALRGLLCGARALGPSLLARSCSEGPSWTRERTLVAVKPDGVQRRLVGDVIQRFERRGFKLVGMKMLQAPERILAEHYHDLQRKPFYPALISYMSSGPVVAMVWEGPNVVCTSRAMIGHTNSAKAAPGTIRGDFSTHVSRNVIHASDSVEGAQREIQLWFQSSELVDWADEGHLSSIYAA from the exons ATGCGCGGCCTCTCCGGGCTCGCGGCGCTGCGGGGGCTGCTGTGCGGCGCGCGGGCCCTGGGCCCCAGCCTGCTCGCGCGCTCCTGCTCGG AAGGACCCTCCTGGACCCGGGAGCGGACACTGGTTGCGGTGAAGCCAGACGGGGTACAGCGGCGGCTAGTCGGGGATGTGATCCAGCGCTTTGAGAGGAGGGGCTTCAAGCTGGTGGGGATGAAGATGCTGCAG GCCCCAGAGAGGATCCTTGCTGAGCACTACCACGATCTGCAGAGGAAGCCCTTCTACCCAGCCCTCATCAGCTACATGAGCTCCGGCCCGGTGGTGGCCATG GTCTGGGAAGGCCCCAATGTGGTCTGCACCTCGAGGGCCATGATAGGCCACACTAACTCTGCCAAGGCTGCCCCTGGCACCATCCGGGGAGACTTCAGCACCCACGTCAGCAG GAATGTCATCCATGCCAGTGACTCCGTGGAGGGGGCCCAGAGAGAGATCCAGCTGTGGTTCCAGAGCAGTGAGCTGGTGGACTGGGCAGATGAAGGCCACCTCAGCAGCATCTACGCAGCCTGA
- the NME4 gene encoding nucleoside diphosphate kinase, mitochondrial isoform X3 produces MNTPILRHLSSRHTPAWSLAEGPSWTRERTLVAVKPDGVQRRLVGDVIQRFERRGFKLVGMKMLQAPERILAEHYHDLQRKPFYPALISYMSSGPVVAMVWEGPNVVCTSRAMIGHTNSAKAAPGTIRGDFSTHVSRNVIHASDSVEGAQREIQLWFQSSELVDWADEGHLSSIYAA; encoded by the exons ATGAACACTCCTATCCTGAGGCATCTTTCCTCCCGGCATACCCCTGCCTGGAGCCTTGCAG AAGGACCCTCCTGGACCCGGGAGCGGACACTGGTTGCGGTGAAGCCAGACGGGGTACAGCGGCGGCTAGTCGGGGATGTGATCCAGCGCTTTGAGAGGAGGGGCTTCAAGCTGGTGGGGATGAAGATGCTGCAG GCCCCAGAGAGGATCCTTGCTGAGCACTACCACGATCTGCAGAGGAAGCCCTTCTACCCAGCCCTCATCAGCTACATGAGCTCCGGCCCGGTGGTGGCCATG GTCTGGGAAGGCCCCAATGTGGTCTGCACCTCGAGGGCCATGATAGGCCACACTAACTCTGCCAAGGCTGCCCCTGGCACCATCCGGGGAGACTTCAGCACCCACGTCAGCAG GAATGTCATCCATGCCAGTGACTCCGTGGAGGGGGCCCAGAGAGAGATCCAGCTGTGGTTCCAGAGCAGTGAGCTGGTGGACTGGGCAGATGAAGGCCACCTCAGCAGCATCTACGCAGCCTGA
- the NME4 gene encoding nucleoside diphosphate kinase, mitochondrial isoform X4: protein MNTPILRHLSSRHTPAWSLAAPEPPSSTEGPSWTRERTLVAVKPDGVQRRLVGDVIQRFERRGFKLVGMKMLQAPERILAEHYHDLQRKPFYPALISYMSSGPVVAMVWEGPNVVCTSRAMIGHTNSAKAAPGTIRGDFSTHVSRNVIHASDSVEGAQREIQLWFQSSELVDWADEGHLSSIYAA, encoded by the exons ATGAACACTCCTATCCTGAGGCATCTTTCCTCCCGGCATACCCCTGCCTGGAGCCTTGCAG CCCCCGAGCCCCCCTCTTCTACAGAAGGACCCTCCTGGACCCGGGAGCGGACACTGGTTGCGGTGAAGCCAGACGGGGTACAGCGGCGGCTAGTCGGGGATGTGATCCAGCGCTTTGAGAGGAGGGGCTTCAAGCTGGTGGGGATGAAGATGCTGCAG GCCCCAGAGAGGATCCTTGCTGAGCACTACCACGATCTGCAGAGGAAGCCCTTCTACCCAGCCCTCATCAGCTACATGAGCTCCGGCCCGGTGGTGGCCATG GTCTGGGAAGGCCCCAATGTGGTCTGCACCTCGAGGGCCATGATAGGCCACACTAACTCTGCCAAGGCTGCCCCTGGCACCATCCGGGGAGACTTCAGCACCCACGTCAGCAG GAATGTCATCCATGCCAGTGACTCCGTGGAGGGGGCCCAGAGAGAGATCCAGCTGTGGTTCCAGAGCAGTGAGCTGGTGGACTGGGCAGATGAAGGCCACCTCAGCAGCATCTACGCAGCCTGA
- the NME4 gene encoding nucleoside diphosphate kinase, mitochondrial isoform X1: MRGLSGLAALRGLLCGARALGPSLLARSCSAPEPPSSTEGPSWTRERTLVAVKPDGVQRRLVGDVIQRFERRGFKLVGMKMLQAPERILAEHYHDLQRKPFYPALISYMSSGPVVAMVWEGPNVVCTSRAMIGHTNSAKAAPGTIRGDFSTHVSRNVIHASDSVEGAQREIQLWFQSSELVDWADEGHLSSIYAA; the protein is encoded by the exons ATGCGCGGCCTCTCCGGGCTCGCGGCGCTGCGGGGGCTGCTGTGCGGCGCGCGGGCCCTGGGCCCCAGCCTGCTCGCGCGCTCCTGCTCGG CCCCCGAGCCCCCCTCTTCTACAGAAGGACCCTCCTGGACCCGGGAGCGGACACTGGTTGCGGTGAAGCCAGACGGGGTACAGCGGCGGCTAGTCGGGGATGTGATCCAGCGCTTTGAGAGGAGGGGCTTCAAGCTGGTGGGGATGAAGATGCTGCAG GCCCCAGAGAGGATCCTTGCTGAGCACTACCACGATCTGCAGAGGAAGCCCTTCTACCCAGCCCTCATCAGCTACATGAGCTCCGGCCCGGTGGTGGCCATG GTCTGGGAAGGCCCCAATGTGGTCTGCACCTCGAGGGCCATGATAGGCCACACTAACTCTGCCAAGGCTGCCCCTGGCACCATCCGGGGAGACTTCAGCACCCACGTCAGCAG GAATGTCATCCATGCCAGTGACTCCGTGGAGGGGGCCCAGAGAGAGATCCAGCTGTGGTTCCAGAGCAGTGAGCTGGTGGACTGGGCAGATGAAGGCCACCTCAGCAGCATCTACGCAGCCTGA
- the PGAP6 gene encoding post-GPI attachment to proteins factor 6 isoform X1 translates to MRGAGTGTGGAAVAVAMSLLLLLLSRSPPAAAGDGRKSDSRLVSEQFSQAPQKLAFYTWYGSARLFHFRVPPDTVLLHWLLQVTRGSGPTCNNVETTVYFRYGAPPVINPLGTSFANNTSVQPSFLLKMLQDNASVNVSYPAPGDWFVAAHLPPSSHKIEVKDFIPTCAYIFQPDMLVVRVVEMSILEPDVPLPLVLLSQPSYLKVFVPKHTQELRLELQSCVSNGSLGCPVHLTVGSATLPGNFQKVLTCSDPTMACRLLLPSPPWERWLQVTAKSLAGPRVLVTFSAVAALTACRPWTVNLQRLLQSSPNQSSNASTGPPPPSPNTQDLDQSGEAGSGAFCFRSFPILREDMDVVSVRFRPLDRASVLVQSDMPSVMKLHLNTGMDSGGSLSISVSINQTVIADNTSVVACVTAGSPFLSFNTSLNCTTAFFQGYPLSLSASSPTANLSIPYPETDNWYLSLQVLCPERPEECMQASVLVETTLYLVPCLNDCGPYGQCLLLRRHGYLYAGCSCRAGWRGWSCTDNSTAQTLAQQKVATLLLTLSNLMFLAPIAISVHRCLLVEASVYAYTMFFSTFYHACDQPGDAVLCILNYDTLQYCDFLGSGVSIWVTVLCMARLKASLKYVLFILGTLIFAMSLQLDRRAAWNTMGPCLFAIVVMVTMWVYRCGRRRHCYPPSWQRWVFYLLPGLSMAALALTIYVSMMTGENYYYTHSIWHMLLAGSAAFLLPPREQHTEPWACAQKLTCHYEICKNHRDELYTVT, encoded by the exons ATGCGCGGGGCTGGGACTGGGACCGGGGGCGCGGCGGTGGCGGTGGCGatgtcgctgctgctgctgctgctctctcGGTCCCCGCCTGCTGCCGCTGGCGACGGCAGAAAGAGCG ACTCCAGGCTGGTGTCAGAGCAGTTCTCCCAGGCCCCGCAGAAGCTGGCCTTTTACACCTGGTACGGCAGCGCCCGGCTCTTCCACTTCCGTGTGCCGCCGGACACGGTGCTGCTGCACTGGCTGCTGCAGGTCACCCGGGGCAGCGGCCCCACCTGCAACAACGTGGAGACCACTGT gtACTTCCGCTACGGCGCCCCTCCTGTCATCAACCCACTGGGCACCAGCTTCGCCAACAATACCTCGGTGCAGCCCTCCTTCCTCCTCAAGATGCTGCAGGACAACGCCTCTGTCAATGTCTCCTACCCAGCACCTGGGGACTGGTTTGTGGCCGCCCACCTGCCCCCCTCCTCCCATAAGATTGAGGTGAAG GACTTTATTCCCACCTGTGCCTACATCTTCCAGCCGGACATGCTGGTCGTGCGAGTGGTTGAGATGTCCATCCTGGAGCCTGACGTGCCCCTCCCACTAGtcctcctctcccagcccagcTACCTCAA AGTCTTCGTCCCCAAGCACACCCAGGAGCTGCGGCTGGAGCTGCAGAGCTGTGTGTCCAATGGGAGCCTGGGCTGCCCTGTGCACCTTACCGTGGGGTCGGCCACCCTGCCAGGAAACTTCCAGAAGGTGCTCACTTGTAGCGATCCCACCATGGCCTGCCGCCTGCTGCTGCCCTCACCACCCTGGGAACGGTGGCTGCAAGTGACCGCCAAGAGCCTGGCGGGGCCCCGCGTGTTGGTGACGTTTAGTGCCGTGGCTGCCCTCACAG CCTGCAGACCGTGGACTGTGAACCTCCAGCGCCTTCTGCAGAGCAGCCCGAACCAAAGCAGCAACGCCTCCACGGGCCCGCCGCCCCCGAGCCCCAACACCCAGGACCTGGACCAGAGTGGTGAGGCAGGCAGCGGCGCCTTCTGCTTCAGGAGCTTCCCCATCCTGCGGGAAGACATGGATGTGGTGTCTGTGCGCTTCCGGCCCCTGGACAGGGCCTCAGTGCTCGTGCAGTCGGACATGCCCTCAGTGATGAAACTGCACCTCAACACGGGCATGGACAGTGGGGGCTCCCTCAGCATCTCCGTGAGCATCAACCAG ACCGTGATTGCCGACAACACCTCGGTGGTGGCCTGTGTGACTGCTGGCTCGCCCTTCCTCAGCTTCAACACTTCGCTCAACTGCACCACAG CCTTCTTCCAGGGTTACCCCTTGTCCCTGAGTGCCTCGTCTCCCACAGCCAACCTCAGCATCCCCTACCCAGAGACAGACAACTGGTACCTCTCCCTGCAGGTCCTCTGCCCCGAGAGGCCTGA GGAGTGCATGCAGGCCTCAGTCCTTGTGGAGACCACCTTGTACTTGGTGCCTTGCCTGAACGACTGCGGACCTTACGGCCAGTGCCTTCTGCTGCGTAGACACGGCTACCTGTATGCGGGCTGCAGCTGCAGGGCAG GCTGGCGTGGATGGAGCTGCACAGACAACAGCACAGCCCAGACTCTGGCCCAGCAGAAGGTAGCCACTCTCCTGCTCACCCTGAGCAACCTCATGTTTCTGGCCCCCATTGCCATCTCTGTGCACCGCTGCCTCCTGGTGGAGGCCTCGGTCTATGCCTACACCATGTTCTTCTCCACG TTCTACCACGCCTGCGATCAGCCGGGTGACGCTGTGCTCTGCATCCTCAACTACGACACACTGCAGTACTGCGacttcctgggctctggagtgtCCATCTGGGTCACTGTCCTCTGCATGGCCCGGCTGAAGGCGTCCCTAAAATAC GTCCTCTTTATCCTGGGCACTCTGATCTTCGCCATGTCCTTGCAGCTGGACCGCAGGGCCGCCTGGAACACGATGGGGCCTTGCCTCTTTGCCATCGTGGTCATGGTTACCATGTGG GTATACCGCTGCGGGCGCCGGCGCCACTGCTACCCCCCCTCCTGGCAGCGCTGGGTCTTCTACCTCCTGCCTGGCCTCTCCATGGCTGCTCTGGCCCTCACCATCTATGTTTCCATGATGACCGGCGAAAACTATTACTACACCCACAGCATCTGGCACATGCTGCTGGCAGGGAGCGCAGCCTTCTTGCTGCCGCCAAGGGAACAGCACACCGAGCCCTGGGCCTGCGCCCAGAAGCTCACCTGCCACTATGAAATCTGCAAGAACCACCGGGACGAGCTATACACAGTGACATGA
- the PGAP6 gene encoding post-GPI attachment to proteins factor 6 isoform X2, whose protein sequence is MRGAGTGTGGAAVAVAMSLLLLLLSRSPPAAAGDGRKSDSRLVSEQFSQAPQKLAFYTWYGSARLFHFRVPPDTVLLHWLLQVTRGSGPTCNNVETTVYFRYGAPPVINPLGTSFANNTSVQPSFLLKMLQDNASVNVSYPAPGDWFVAAHLPPSSHKIEVKDFIPTCAYIFQPDMLVVRVVEMSILEPDVPLPLVLLSQPSYLKVFVPKHTQELRLELQSCVSNGSLGCPVHLTVGSATLPGNFQKVLTCSDPTMACRLLLPSPPWERWLQVTAKSLAGPRVLVTFSAVAALTACRPWTVNLQRLLQSSPNQSSNASTGPPPPSPNTQDLDQSGEAGSGAFCFRSFPILREDMDVVSVRFRPLDRASVLVQSDMPSVMKLHLNTGMDSGGSLSISVSINQTVIADNTSVVACVTAGSPFLSFNTSLNCTTAFFQGYPLSLSASSPTANLSIPYPETDNWYLSLQVLCPERPEECMQASVLVETTLYLVPCLNDCGPYGQCLLLRRHGYLYAGCSCRAGWRGWSCTDNSTAQTLAQQKVATLLLTLSNLMFLAPIAISVHRCLLVEASVYAYTMFFSTFYHACDQPGDAVLCILNYDTLQYCDFLGSGVSIWVTVLCMARLKASLKYLDRRAAWNTMGPCLFAIVVMVTMWVYRCGRRRHCYPPSWQRWVFYLLPGLSMAALALTIYVSMMTGENYYYTHSIWHMLLAGSAAFLLPPREQHTEPWACAQKLTCHYEICKNHRDELYTVT, encoded by the exons ATGCGCGGGGCTGGGACTGGGACCGGGGGCGCGGCGGTGGCGGTGGCGatgtcgctgctgctgctgctgctctctcGGTCCCCGCCTGCTGCCGCTGGCGACGGCAGAAAGAGCG ACTCCAGGCTGGTGTCAGAGCAGTTCTCCCAGGCCCCGCAGAAGCTGGCCTTTTACACCTGGTACGGCAGCGCCCGGCTCTTCCACTTCCGTGTGCCGCCGGACACGGTGCTGCTGCACTGGCTGCTGCAGGTCACCCGGGGCAGCGGCCCCACCTGCAACAACGTGGAGACCACTGT gtACTTCCGCTACGGCGCCCCTCCTGTCATCAACCCACTGGGCACCAGCTTCGCCAACAATACCTCGGTGCAGCCCTCCTTCCTCCTCAAGATGCTGCAGGACAACGCCTCTGTCAATGTCTCCTACCCAGCACCTGGGGACTGGTTTGTGGCCGCCCACCTGCCCCCCTCCTCCCATAAGATTGAGGTGAAG GACTTTATTCCCACCTGTGCCTACATCTTCCAGCCGGACATGCTGGTCGTGCGAGTGGTTGAGATGTCCATCCTGGAGCCTGACGTGCCCCTCCCACTAGtcctcctctcccagcccagcTACCTCAA AGTCTTCGTCCCCAAGCACACCCAGGAGCTGCGGCTGGAGCTGCAGAGCTGTGTGTCCAATGGGAGCCTGGGCTGCCCTGTGCACCTTACCGTGGGGTCGGCCACCCTGCCAGGAAACTTCCAGAAGGTGCTCACTTGTAGCGATCCCACCATGGCCTGCCGCCTGCTGCTGCCCTCACCACCCTGGGAACGGTGGCTGCAAGTGACCGCCAAGAGCCTGGCGGGGCCCCGCGTGTTGGTGACGTTTAGTGCCGTGGCTGCCCTCACAG CCTGCAGACCGTGGACTGTGAACCTCCAGCGCCTTCTGCAGAGCAGCCCGAACCAAAGCAGCAACGCCTCCACGGGCCCGCCGCCCCCGAGCCCCAACACCCAGGACCTGGACCAGAGTGGTGAGGCAGGCAGCGGCGCCTTCTGCTTCAGGAGCTTCCCCATCCTGCGGGAAGACATGGATGTGGTGTCTGTGCGCTTCCGGCCCCTGGACAGGGCCTCAGTGCTCGTGCAGTCGGACATGCCCTCAGTGATGAAACTGCACCTCAACACGGGCATGGACAGTGGGGGCTCCCTCAGCATCTCCGTGAGCATCAACCAG ACCGTGATTGCCGACAACACCTCGGTGGTGGCCTGTGTGACTGCTGGCTCGCCCTTCCTCAGCTTCAACACTTCGCTCAACTGCACCACAG CCTTCTTCCAGGGTTACCCCTTGTCCCTGAGTGCCTCGTCTCCCACAGCCAACCTCAGCATCCCCTACCCAGAGACAGACAACTGGTACCTCTCCCTGCAGGTCCTCTGCCCCGAGAGGCCTGA GGAGTGCATGCAGGCCTCAGTCCTTGTGGAGACCACCTTGTACTTGGTGCCTTGCCTGAACGACTGCGGACCTTACGGCCAGTGCCTTCTGCTGCGTAGACACGGCTACCTGTATGCGGGCTGCAGCTGCAGGGCAG GCTGGCGTGGATGGAGCTGCACAGACAACAGCACAGCCCAGACTCTGGCCCAGCAGAAGGTAGCCACTCTCCTGCTCACCCTGAGCAACCTCATGTTTCTGGCCCCCATTGCCATCTCTGTGCACCGCTGCCTCCTGGTGGAGGCCTCGGTCTATGCCTACACCATGTTCTTCTCCACG TTCTACCACGCCTGCGATCAGCCGGGTGACGCTGTGCTCTGCATCCTCAACTACGACACACTGCAGTACTGCGacttcctgggctctggagtgtCCATCTGGGTCACTGTCCTCTGCATGGCCCGGCTGAAGGCGTCCCTAAAATAC CTGGACCGCAGGGCCGCCTGGAACACGATGGGGCCTTGCCTCTTTGCCATCGTGGTCATGGTTACCATGTGG GTATACCGCTGCGGGCGCCGGCGCCACTGCTACCCCCCCTCCTGGCAGCGCTGGGTCTTCTACCTCCTGCCTGGCCTCTCCATGGCTGCTCTGGCCCTCACCATCTATGTTTCCATGATGACCGGCGAAAACTATTACTACACCCACAGCATCTGGCACATGCTGCTGGCAGGGAGCGCAGCCTTCTTGCTGCCGCCAAGGGAACAGCACACCGAGCCCTGGGCCTGCGCCCAGAAGCTCACCTGCCACTATGAAATCTGCAAGAACCACCGGGACGAGCTATACACAGTGACATGA
- the PGAP6 gene encoding post-GPI attachment to proteins factor 6 isoform X3, with protein MLQDNASVNVSYPAPGDWFVAAHLPPSSHKIEVKDFIPTCAYIFQPDMLVVRVVEMSILEPDVPLPLVLLSQPSYLKVFVPKHTQELRLELQSCVSNGSLGCPVHLTVGSATLPGNFQKVLTCSDPTMACRLLLPSPPWERWLQVTAKSLAGPRVLVTFSAVAALTACRPWTVNLQRLLQSSPNQSSNASTGPPPPSPNTQDLDQSGEAGSGAFCFRSFPILREDMDVVSVRFRPLDRASVLVQSDMPSVMKLHLNTGMDSGGSLSISVSINQTVIADNTSVVACVTAGSPFLSFNTSLNCTTAFFQGYPLSLSASSPTANLSIPYPETDNWYLSLQVLCPERPEECMQASVLVETTLYLVPCLNDCGPYGQCLLLRRHGYLYAGCSCRAGWRGWSCTDNSTAQTLAQQKVATLLLTLSNLMFLAPIAISVHRCLLVEASVYAYTMFFSTFYHACDQPGDAVLCILNYDTLQYCDFLGSGVSIWVTVLCMARLKASLKYVLFILGTLIFAMSLQLDRRAAWNTMGPCLFAIVVMVTMWVYRCGRRRHCYPPSWQRWVFYLLPGLSMAALALTIYVSMMTGENYYYTHSIWHMLLAGSAAFLLPPREQHTEPWACAQKLTCHYEICKNHRDELYTVT; from the exons ATGCTGCAGGACAACGCCTCTGTCAATGTCTCCTACCCAGCACCTGGGGACTGGTTTGTGGCCGCCCACCTGCCCCCCTCCTCCCATAAGATTGAGGTGAAG GACTTTATTCCCACCTGTGCCTACATCTTCCAGCCGGACATGCTGGTCGTGCGAGTGGTTGAGATGTCCATCCTGGAGCCTGACGTGCCCCTCCCACTAGtcctcctctcccagcccagcTACCTCAA AGTCTTCGTCCCCAAGCACACCCAGGAGCTGCGGCTGGAGCTGCAGAGCTGTGTGTCCAATGGGAGCCTGGGCTGCCCTGTGCACCTTACCGTGGGGTCGGCCACCCTGCCAGGAAACTTCCAGAAGGTGCTCACTTGTAGCGATCCCACCATGGCCTGCCGCCTGCTGCTGCCCTCACCACCCTGGGAACGGTGGCTGCAAGTGACCGCCAAGAGCCTGGCGGGGCCCCGCGTGTTGGTGACGTTTAGTGCCGTGGCTGCCCTCACAG CCTGCAGACCGTGGACTGTGAACCTCCAGCGCCTTCTGCAGAGCAGCCCGAACCAAAGCAGCAACGCCTCCACGGGCCCGCCGCCCCCGAGCCCCAACACCCAGGACCTGGACCAGAGTGGTGAGGCAGGCAGCGGCGCCTTCTGCTTCAGGAGCTTCCCCATCCTGCGGGAAGACATGGATGTGGTGTCTGTGCGCTTCCGGCCCCTGGACAGGGCCTCAGTGCTCGTGCAGTCGGACATGCCCTCAGTGATGAAACTGCACCTCAACACGGGCATGGACAGTGGGGGCTCCCTCAGCATCTCCGTGAGCATCAACCAG ACCGTGATTGCCGACAACACCTCGGTGGTGGCCTGTGTGACTGCTGGCTCGCCCTTCCTCAGCTTCAACACTTCGCTCAACTGCACCACAG CCTTCTTCCAGGGTTACCCCTTGTCCCTGAGTGCCTCGTCTCCCACAGCCAACCTCAGCATCCCCTACCCAGAGACAGACAACTGGTACCTCTCCCTGCAGGTCCTCTGCCCCGAGAGGCCTGA GGAGTGCATGCAGGCCTCAGTCCTTGTGGAGACCACCTTGTACTTGGTGCCTTGCCTGAACGACTGCGGACCTTACGGCCAGTGCCTTCTGCTGCGTAGACACGGCTACCTGTATGCGGGCTGCAGCTGCAGGGCAG GCTGGCGTGGATGGAGCTGCACAGACAACAGCACAGCCCAGACTCTGGCCCAGCAGAAGGTAGCCACTCTCCTGCTCACCCTGAGCAACCTCATGTTTCTGGCCCCCATTGCCATCTCTGTGCACCGCTGCCTCCTGGTGGAGGCCTCGGTCTATGCCTACACCATGTTCTTCTCCACG TTCTACCACGCCTGCGATCAGCCGGGTGACGCTGTGCTCTGCATCCTCAACTACGACACACTGCAGTACTGCGacttcctgggctctggagtgtCCATCTGGGTCACTGTCCTCTGCATGGCCCGGCTGAAGGCGTCCCTAAAATAC GTCCTCTTTATCCTGGGCACTCTGATCTTCGCCATGTCCTTGCAGCTGGACCGCAGGGCCGCCTGGAACACGATGGGGCCTTGCCTCTTTGCCATCGTGGTCATGGTTACCATGTGG GTATACCGCTGCGGGCGCCGGCGCCACTGCTACCCCCCCTCCTGGCAGCGCTGGGTCTTCTACCTCCTGCCTGGCCTCTCCATGGCTGCTCTGGCCCTCACCATCTATGTTTCCATGATGACCGGCGAAAACTATTACTACACCCACAGCATCTGGCACATGCTGCTGGCAGGGAGCGCAGCCTTCTTGCTGCCGCCAAGGGAACAGCACACCGAGCCCTGGGCCTGCGCCCAGAAGCTCACCTGCCACTATGAAATCTGCAAGAACCACCGGGACGAGCTATACACAGTGACATGA
- the MRPL28 gene encoding 39S ribosomal protein L28, mitochondrial isoform X2 has product MPRRDFRFRRGRGSVRLAAMPLHKVPVGLWKRLRLREGICSRLPAHYLRSLEEARTPTPVHFRPHGAKFKINPKNGQRERVEDVPIPVHYPPESQLGLWGGEGWLKGHRYVNNDKTPKEDLCSKFGMDLKRGMLLRLARQDPQLHPDDPERRAAIYDKYKAFVIPEAEAEWVGLTLDEAVEKQRLLEEKDPVPLFKVYVEELVEQLQQQALSEPAVVQTRANRT; this is encoded by the exons ATGCCTCGGCGCGACTTCCGGTTCCGGCGAGGCCGGGGTTCTGTAAG GCTCGCCGCGATGCCCCTGCACAAGGTCCCGGTCGGCCTGTGGAAGCGGCTGCGGCTGCGCGAGGGCATCTGCTCCCGCCTGCCCGCGCACTACCTGCGCTCCCTGGAGGAGGCGCGGACGCCCACACCCGTGCACTTCAGGCCGCACGGGGCCAAATTCAAGATCAACCCCAAGAACGGGCAGCGGGAGCGCGTGGAGGACGTGCCTATTCCCGTTCACTACCCCCCGGAGTCCCAGCTGGGCCTCTGGGGCGGCGAGGGCTGGCTGAAGGGTCACAGATACGTCAACAACGACAAG ACCCCGAAGGAGGACCTGTGCTCCAAGTTTGGAATGGACCTGAAGCGAGGGATGCTGTTGCGGCTCGCCCGACAGGACCCCCAGCTGCACCCGGATGACCCTGAACGGAGGGCGGCCATCTATGACAAGTACAAG GCGTTTGTCATCCCAGAGGCAGAGGCTGAGTGGGTTGGTCTGACGCTGGACGAGGCTGTGGAAAAGCAGAGGCTCCTGGAAGAGAAG GACCCCGTGCCTCTGTTCAAGGTCTACGTGGAGGAGCTGGTTGAGCAGCTTCAGCAGCAGGCGCTGTCCGAGCCGGCTGTGGTACAGACAAGAGCCAACAGGACGTAG
- the MRPL28 gene encoding 39S ribosomal protein L28, mitochondrial isoform X1: MPRRDFRFRRGRGSVRLAAMPLHKVPVGLWKRLRLREGICSRLPAHYLRSLEEARTPTPVHFRPHGAKFKINPKNGQRERVEDVPIPVHYPPESQLGLWGGEGWLKGHRYVNNDKFSKRVKKVWKPQLFQRELYSEILDTRFTVTVTMRTLDLIDEAYGFDFYILKTPKEDLCSKFGMDLKRGMLLRLARQDPQLHPDDPERRAAIYDKYKAFVIPEAEAEWVGLTLDEAVEKQRLLEEKDPVPLFKVYVEELVEQLQQQALSEPAVVQTRANRT; encoded by the exons ATGCCTCGGCGCGACTTCCGGTTCCGGCGAGGCCGGGGTTCTGTAAG GCTCGCCGCGATGCCCCTGCACAAGGTCCCGGTCGGCCTGTGGAAGCGGCTGCGGCTGCGCGAGGGCATCTGCTCCCGCCTGCCCGCGCACTACCTGCGCTCCCTGGAGGAGGCGCGGACGCCCACACCCGTGCACTTCAGGCCGCACGGGGCCAAATTCAAGATCAACCCCAAGAACGGGCAGCGGGAGCGCGTGGAGGACGTGCCTATTCCCGTTCACTACCCCCCGGAGTCCCAGCTGGGCCTCTGGGGCGGCGAGGGCTGGCTGAAGGGTCACAGATACGTCAACAACGACAAG TTCTCCAAGAGGGTGAAGAAAGTATGGAAGCCGCAGCTGTTCCAGCGTGAGCTCTACAGTGAGATCCTGGACACCAGGTTCACTGTGACGGTGACCATGCGCACCCTGGACCTCATTGACGAGGCCTACGGGTTTGACTTCTACATCCTCAAG ACCCCGAAGGAGGACCTGTGCTCCAAGTTTGGAATGGACCTGAAGCGAGGGATGCTGTTGCGGCTCGCCCGACAGGACCCCCAGCTGCACCCGGATGACCCTGAACGGAGGGCGGCCATCTATGACAAGTACAAG GCGTTTGTCATCCCAGAGGCAGAGGCTGAGTGGGTTGGTCTGACGCTGGACGAGGCTGTGGAAAAGCAGAGGCTCCTGGAAGAGAAG GACCCCGTGCCTCTGTTCAAGGTCTACGTGGAGGAGCTGGTTGAGCAGCTTCAGCAGCAGGCGCTGTCCGAGCCGGCTGTGGTACAGACAAGAGCCAACAGGACGTAG